Proteins found in one Abyssibius alkaniclasticus genomic segment:
- a CDS encoding Hint domain-containing protein: protein MAFIYALAVDGNGASSSSWSNWAEDYVGGNKGAAPGTYPNSNWNLDLANPATTSGSGGTDGGGILIGSIVQTSDNGGTSTDPSDANDGNLDAGETFTIQIDNGSGGYNTYNAIVDYYFTPNANADTSLMVFIVDDGNGNLTKYAYNLGTGDPNETDPQKVLGGRITEGMTNNGKTFSSYEDRVIVCFARGTKIATPEGEKLIEDIMVGDGVLTADSGTQIVRWIGSKKIRPSRATTPIRIKAGALGENLPHEDLLVSPAHRMLISGWRAELLFDAPECLVAAKNLVNDSTIVVAHEMKVVEYFHILFSKHEIVTSNGVQSESFHPNADALGALDEEARDEVFALFPEIKAGNKASTFVDARPSLSALEAALLR, encoded by the coding sequence ATGGCATTTATTTATGCATTGGCCGTCGACGGAAACGGTGCCAGTTCAAGCTCGTGGTCGAATTGGGCGGAAGATTATGTTGGTGGCAACAAGGGTGCTGCGCCTGGCACTTATCCCAATTCCAACTGGAACCTTGACCTCGCCAACCCGGCAACGACGTCTGGTTCTGGTGGAACAGACGGGGGCGGCATTCTGATCGGCTCCATCGTGCAAACCTCCGACAATGGCGGAACCTCGACCGACCCGAGTGATGCCAATGACGGCAATCTCGATGCCGGCGAAACCTTTACCATTCAGATTGACAATGGCAGCGGTGGCTACAACACCTATAACGCGATTGTAGACTATTATTTCACGCCCAACGCGAATGCCGACACCTCGCTGATGGTTTTCATTGTTGATGACGGCAACGGCAACCTTACAAAATACGCCTATAACCTTGGAACCGGTGACCCGAACGAAACCGACCCTCAGAAAGTTCTGGGTGGGCGGATTACCGAAGGCATGACCAATAACGGCAAGACCTTTTCATCCTATGAGGACCGCGTCATCGTCTGCTTTGCGCGTGGCACCAAAATTGCCACGCCCGAGGGTGAAAAACTGATCGAAGACATCATGGTTGGCGATGGGGTTCTGACAGCCGATAGCGGCACGCAGATCGTGCGCTGGATCGGCAGCAAGAAAATCAGGCCAAGCCGCGCCACAACACCCATTCGCATCAAGGCCGGTGCGCTGGGTGAAAACCTGCCCCACGAGGATTTGCTGGTATCGCCCGCCCATCGGATGCTGATTTCGGGTTGGCGCGCCGAGCTGCTGTTTGACGCGCCCGAATGCCTTGTGGCGGCGAAAAACCTTGTGAATGACAGCACGATCGTTGTCGCGCATGAAATGAAGGTTGTGGAATACTTCCATATTCTATTCAGCAAGCACGAGATTGTCACCTCGAACGGCGTGCAGAGCGAAAGCTTCCACCCCAATGCCGATGCGCTTGGTGCGCTTGATGAAGAGGCACGCGACGAGGTTTTCGCCTTGTTTCC